The Purpureocillium takamizusanense chromosome 11, complete sequence region CCTTCATAGTGGATCGTCGACGGTTacatgacgatgatgcgaGAGATCGACACGCAGCTCAAGGACAGCCCTCCCAGCCTTGTAGTGTGCCCCGCGGGAGTGGGCTCGTTTGCCCAGTCCGTCGTTTCCCACTTCAAGCGGCAAGGAAGTCGCGCCAAGGTGATGACGGTCGAGCCCGACACGGCAGCCTGCGTTTACAAGAGCATCCGGAGCGACGAGCTTGTCACGGTACAGACGCACGCGACCATCATGGCTGGCCTCGACTGCGGGACACCCTCGCCTATTGCTTGGCCAATTCTCAAGGCTGGCGTCGACGCTTGCTCGACAGTTTCGGACTGGGAGGCCCACCAAGCCACTGAGTATCTCACGACTCAGGGCGTGTTCCCCGGAACGTGCGCTGCCGCGCCCCTTGCCGCCGTTCGACGCCTGACCAAGGGCGACAAATCTAGCTTAGGGCTTGACAGAAACTCCGTGGTGGTACTGTTATGCACCGAAGGCTCAAAGGAGTATGAGACACCGATGGATGTGTCGATGGATGATGCCGTGGAGCTGACACAGGCTCTCGTCCGCATCAACTCCGCGAACCCATCACTTGGATCAGTCCCTGGCCCCGGGGAATCTGAAATCGCTCGGTTAATCGCGGCTTGGCTAGAACACCGCGATATCGAGACCCACTGGATCGAGCCTACCAAGGGTAGGCCATCGGTTGTGGGCGTTGTGCGTGGCTCAGGGGCTGGCAAGAGCCTCATGTTCAACGGCCACATCGATACGGTAACAACACTTGggtacgacgacgatccgTTGAGCGGCGAGATCAGGTGTGGGAAACTCTACGGTAGGGGCGCCGACGATATGAAATccggtgtcgccgccgccttggtgGCGCTCGCTGCGGCCAAGACGCAGAACCTCAGGGGCGATGTCATCTTCACCGGCGTCGCAGACGAAGAGGCCATGAGCATAGGCACTGAGCAAGTCCTCGAGACTGGCTGgcgcgccgacgctgccatTGTCAATGAGCCAACGGGCGAACTTATTGTCCACGCCCATAAGGGTTTCGTCTGGGCCGAGGTGGACGTTcacggcgtcgctgcccacGGCTCTCTCCCTAGCGCCGGCGTTGACGCCATTACAAAAGCCGGCTACTTCCTGGTGGAGTTGGACAAGTACTCGGACAGGCTGCTTCAGGGCTGGGACGACCCCGTCATGGCGCCGACCGTCCATGCGTCGACCAtcaaaggcggcgaggaaccGTCCTCGTACCCGGCACTCTGCACTGTGGTGCTCGAACGACGgaccgtgggcggcgagaccCGAGGGACGGTCGAGTCTGAGCTCCGGAACATCCTGGACAAGCTCTCCAAGAGCGTCAAGGATTTCCAGTACGACCTGCGCATCACCTTTGACCGCCCTCCCTTCGCCATTGAGACGGACCATCCCTTCGCTGCGCTAGTCAGCGACATCGTCTCCGAGTCACTAGGGAGGAAGGCGAAGTTTATCAAGGAGCCCTATTGGACAGACTGCGCTCTCCTCGCATCCAAAGGTATTCCCGTCCTCCTTTGGGGCCCAAAGGGAGATGGCCTCCATGCAAAAGAGGAATGGGCAGATGTTGAATCCATACAGCGCGTTGCCAAGGTACTGAGTAGAGTTGCGAGCAGATTTTGTTCCTGATAGGTAGAGCTGGGAGCCGCACAACAGCGGCAACTCACGATTCTTCGATCAGGTGGTTGCCTTAAAATGTAGCCTTTCCCGCAAGACGTGGTCTAGCGTCAGCCACACAATGCTCGCTCGATGATTTCTGAACGAGCAGTGAGCCGCATTACAACTCAAAAAGAAAGGCGCCCGCCCAATTATATGAAGCCAAAGCGCAACTCCAGTTCCTCATGTCCTTGGTCGGCTGCATTCTTTGTccaacgccgcggcgacgacctcgccgaaTCGCTCCGCAGAATGCTTCGCAGCCTTGACAGGGTCATGCATGATGGCCCAAAACGTCCCCCGTATCTCCTTCGTGGGGCTCAACCCAGTAGCCGACTGATACCCCATGGCCTCCAACGCCGTGTGCACCGCCCGCGTCAGCCGTCGCTGCGTCAGGTTGCGCACCACTGCCGGTCCGGCGCCGAAGGTCGTAACCATGATCCACAGCGGCTGCTCGCTGGCCTTGCGGGCGTAAtcggccttcttcatcgCAACGAGCGGGTGGCCGCGAGGGTCGAACCATTGCAAGTCGTGCGGGTGAAGGATATGCTTCGGGCTGAACGCCAACGAGACATTGAAATCCTTTCTGACCTTTTGCAGATCCGGGCCGGCGAAAAATTGACTCATCCTTCCATTGTCGGGCTCGATGTCGTGCTTGAGGAAGAAGATCCAGTTCTCGCGCGTCGTGAGAAGCTTGCCGTCGTTCATGACGAAGGACTTGACTTTCTCAGGCACATATCGCCTCACGCGTTGTTGGGTCTTCGGCTTGTTGTCAGGCGTCCtcaagggggcggcggcggcggcggtcgaggcgaggcgcagcggcgcaagtgatgatgaggcgagTTTCCATCGCAAACCCCCGGCAGCCCGTGCTACCTCCATGACGCGCGCGAAGAGGGtaccggcggccgcgtctcAGTCATCTTCGCCACGCcaaggcgtcgccgagcttgatGGGTTGTCGGTGGCGTTCCTTTGAAGATGCGGAAGCCTTGGGCGCAgcgtgctgctcgtcgggTTCgtgccaaaaaaaaaaaaaaaaaaaaaagactGACGGAACGCGTGCTGTGAAACAGTCACAACTGCGACAGGGGTCGCGCAGGGTGGAAGAAGCGTTCCATGGCCCGCAGTCGTCAGGCCGCCAGTCAGTGGCTGCCCTGTTCCTGGCTGCGCTGCGATTAGGTAATTACCATGCATGGGTGGCACTCAGACAGCGCCCATGCTAGCGAAATACAGCTTGAGCCGGGCAAAAGTCCCGCTGCCCTAGGTACTTGCATAACTTCACACTTCGAGATTttcgcacacacacacctaaCATGTCATTCTGCGGCGCCCCCTTGCTTGAGTCATCCGCGCACGAAAGCTTTCAGGCGCCACAATGCACAACAAAGCCCCATCCATGAGAGCCCAACCCGCTGAAAGAGAGGTAGCATTACCGAGCTGCCCAGCGGGTCAGTCGACGGCCAAaccgcccgcccccaccaCAGCGCTTGCCGTGAGTAACAAAGCCAACCAGCAGGTGAAAGGGCCACACCACCCGAcaccacctccctcccccctccagTACCTCATACCGCCAGTGTCGTCCTCCACAACTTTTTCCTCTTGCAACGTCTCTGCACAACCCAtcgagccgcccgccatcctaCGAGGACACCAGAAAAACCACTCGAACAGGACACGCGACCGCCGCAGACGCAAATATGCCCAAGAACAAGGGAAAGGTGCGATTTCATGGCCCCTTTTTGCAGCGCGGGTTGGGCTCATTGtgtgtgggcggcgggcgacgacgacgtcgttgTTTTGCCCCGCccccaccacggcggccgcaccgccgcgcaacgcaacgcaaaCCAGTGCTGTCGCGACGTTCGCTAACCCAAGTCGACACACGCTACAGGGCGGCAAGAACCGCAGAAGAGGAACAAAGGAGAACGATGATCAGCGTCGAGAGCTGACGTTCAAGGAGGACGGCCAGGAGTATGCCCAGGTCATCAAGATGCTTGGCAACGgtcgcctcgaggccctgtGCTTTGACGGCAGCAAGCGTCTCGCCAACGTACGTCTTGgccccgcgcagcagcgcccccCTCATTTCCCCCGGCCTGTGCATCACCACATGCAGGCGGGGGGCGGTCAAACAACAATAACGACAACAAGAACACCCTGGCTGCTATGACAGAAGGGAGGCTGACTTGACTACTCTAGATCCGTGGCAAGATGCGAAAGAAGGTTTGGATTAACCAGGGCGACATCATCCTTCTCTCCCTGCGCGATTTCCAAGACAACAAGGGCGATGTCATCCTCAAGTacaccgccgacgaggcgagaaCCCTCAAGTCGtacggcgagctgcccgagcACGCCAAGATCAACGAGACCGACACCTTCGGCcaaggcgaggacggcgaggcttACTTCGAGTTCGGCGATGCCGACTCGGAAGAGGAGtccgacgtcgagggcggtaAGAAGGAGGTCGACATTGACGACATCTAAAACCCTGCTTTCCTGGacggcggccctcggcctgCGCCTTGTCCCGCGCAGCCTCTACCCTGTCCGGCACCCCGGGGACCATGTAGCCGCTGCTTCGACGAAGCGGCTTtccttgggcggcgggggaaCTACACACTGTCTTCTCTCTCAAACCCTTCGGGCACTGGTGCTCCGCTGGGTCCCACGACAGTATTTGGAGCGGAGGTTGGACGACCGTGGTGGGAGAGACGTCACGGCTCGTCAATGTTGTTCATGTCTTTCGTTTCGCCTGATAGTTATGAATATGAGAATTGCGTCGTGTCATGAGGCATGCACATTTTCGTTTCACGTTGTTCGCGCATTCATGTTTAAACCGCATTTGACGGCTTTTGACTTGTTCTGTGGCCTATCATACTGGAAACGCGGCCTACAGGACAGAAATGCTGGGCAAGACGCCCAGCTCTGGCGAACGGTGCTGCGTAGCCGACCCGAGCCCATGATCAATCATGCCATGTCGTGCTAGAGATACGAGAACGGCCAAGCTCAGAAGGAGTAGGGACCTCAGTCCACGGACACTCGCGCTTCTGCCAGCGACTCATCAGAACGTAAGAGGGGGTACACTGTGAGGTGCTCacgtgtggtggtggtgagcaACGACCAGCGGTGGGTGATCCACCATCCATCACTCATTCTCCGTCAGTTGGTGTTGGCCTaccactcgtcgtcgtcgtcttcatcgtctaCACTGCATTAGTGGCCATCGTAACCAAGTTCCATGCTCAGCAGCCAACTTACCACTCTTGCTAACTTTCTCCTTTCTCTTCTGCAAAGCTGCAGCCaaggcgtcggccatgccacctccaccagcaccagGAGTAGCACCAGCGGGGGGTAGGCCACTGCCATGGGGCCCCGTGTCGCTGCTGCCTCCAACTTGGGCCCCGCTTCGATCTCGTATCTGGGTCCTATCGACCTTCTTGAGGGAGCCAATGCCACCTGCTTTCTGAATATCTCCCAGCATAGCCGACCGCCCCTGATCCGTGGAGGACAAAGCTGGAGCAGGCACGCCAGAAGAGTACCCCGAGTCCCTGTTGGGAGGcagaggaggtggtggaggcgggccgccgccagaagatgatggcatcggcggtggtggagggggaggcggtggaggacCATTGGTTGATGAggatggcatcggcggcggagggggaggaggtaGAGGAGGGCTACCAGctggcgaggatggcatcggcggcggggggggaggaggaggggcgttcgacgacggcaggggtggagggggaggggggccggctGCGCTCGGTGGAGGGGGAAcgggccttgagctcgacggcggtaAGGGGGGAGGCGCGTTTCCGGCCGGTACCTTCGGTGGcagcgggggcggcgccggtgcaTGGCTGGACGGGGCGCCATGGCTATCATTGTTTctcggaggaggaggaggcggtaCTGATCCACGGCTCGGCGTAGGCGGCGGGATCCGCTGACCACCAAAGGCCGGCGGAACGTGGAATTTATGGCTCGCGTTCTCGGGCTCAAGCGGCGTTTTGGCTGGTCTTGGCGGGGGCGGTGGACCAGGAACTGCCACAGGTGCCGGCCTGGGCTTCTCCTGATGAGCAAACTTGCCAGCGTCGGGAAGAGGGGGAGGAGCGTTGAATCTGGGTCgggggggaggcgacggcTCCTTTGGTGGCGGGCTCGGCTCGTTCGATGGAGGCTCGATCTTGCCAGatcgccgaggcgccggaggtggtggcggagccCCTCTcctcaccgacgaggagggcgacggtgTACTGGAGGCACCagcaggaggcggagggggaggcggcgcccgtccAGCTCGTGAATCGTGACCGTTTgtaggaggcggcggaggctgtGCCGGCGGTCCAGGAGCTGCTTGAGAACTCGTCTTTGCCTGCTCTTCCCTCAAAAAGTCCACGATGAACTCCTGGTTATCACGAATGAAATCGTCGGTGAGTCCTTTGTCCTGCAGGTCTTGGCCGAAATGCTCACGCCAGAGAGGGTCGAAAGCATCCAGCAACGCGAACtcggagggcggcgggccgccatTCAGACTGAGCGAGGATATTGTCGGGTGcattggcggcggaggaaggTTCGCCTGAGTGGCTGGTGGAGGCGAAGGGGCAGACGAGTGTCGATGGAACAGCCCGCCCAATAGGCTGTGCTTATGAGTCGGCTGCGAGCCACCTCCAAAAGGCTGAGATCTCGTGGCGCGACTTGCATTCTTCTCACGTtcgtccatcttcttcttgaaTTGCTTTGCTTCCTTCTCGTCCACAAAGCTCAGCCCTGCGAGACACTCTTCTAGCTCGAAGGTATGGAAAAAGGTCCGATCCTGATTGTAGTGCCATGCGTCGAATATTTCCTGGTCCCAGATGACTCCACGCCCGGAGGGCTAGTCGTAGTTGTCAGCTCCAACTCGAACATCACGGGCGCCGCCAGACTCACTGATATGTCTACCATCTTCAACCAGTAGGTATGTCCGACAAGGTCGTTGGCCAACACTACGGCTCCTTGAAGGCCAGTGTACGTCCATTTCGAGCGGTCTGGATACGCCACGTATAGTCTGGCCACCGCCACAGCCTGGATTTTGTTGGACTGCTTGGGGACGAACCGCTTTACGGTGTCCTTGTCTTCGTCGTTTAATATCGAGGGCATGGTTGCGAGGCCTGACCTGGCGGATGTTCGACGGAGGTGGCTGACGTGTCGCTTCTCAACGATTGCGGTCTGCAAGTGGGCGCAGAGGGCGACTTTCAGTGCGTCATGCGTTCACCGTGAAGCTCGGAGGTTGGCGCTCGTGCCTCGAAGCCCGCGGGCAGTCGACGGACGGATTGTCGCTCGACTCGCTTGGCGCCTGGGAGGCAGCCGCGTATATTAGCAAGCGCCTCGGCAGCAAATGGGCGCCTGGGCCGTCGAACGGCGCTTGGCGCTGCGAAGGATTGCAGACGTCGCAAATGAAGTAGAGGGGCGCTGATGCAGGCCCGCTCGATTGACCCGTTCGACTTGGGGTTGGCCGCTGGCTGTTGCGGAGATGAAGTGGTGAGGTGAGGCCCGGGGACTCCAACCgtggtggtgtgtgtgcctgcCCGCTCGGTCGCTGACACTGGCTTGCTTTGaacgtacaaagtaccttCCAGAGCCCACTCCAGCTGCCACGCTAACTGCTAGACTACCACTCCAGCCACGGCGGGTGAATCAGCACAGCCACGCGTCGCGGCTGCTGTCGTCATCTCGCGGAGCAGCGTCGAGGGTCTTCACCGGGGCGATCAGGCACGGAACAGAAAGCAAGCGACGCGACTTCTGGTTTCGTTTCAGGGCCGCCGGTACATGCAATCAACGCCACCGCTTGTCGTTTGGCAAGGCGACCAAGTCCGTGTCCCATTACGAAGCACGGAGTGCGAGCTAAGAAGAGATATCTGACACCGCCTTGGACACTACGGTGCAATTATGATCAATCTCGTGTATTTATTTCGTATCAGGGTCACGTCACTATGTCTCCTCCCGCAATAGACGCTTCCAATAGACAGCGCAGTAGTCATACATCACGGCCACCCGACCAGGCGAGCAACAGCTCACTTGTTCAGAGCAGCCTTTCTCGCCTCTCGGTCCTCCTTAGTACCCTCTTGCTGGGGCAGCTCTTGCGTTCGTGCCGGGCCCGGATGCGCGTTGAACGGAGCAAACTTGGGGTCCACGCCGGTCTCCTTGATGGGCTGGACCTTGAACTCCTTCTCGCCCTTGGGGATGTCAGTCAGTACATGAGTGCCGAGCGGTTGGGTCCACCAGGTGGGTTATCGCAATCGCACCTcgttcttcttctgctgGTCCTTGTCCATGTTGAGGTTGCGAAGTGTATACTGCGGTCTAGAGTGTATTCGTAAAGTGATGTCGCAAAGTTGCAAGCAGAGATGGCGAAGCTGGTTGTACCGCAGGAGGGGCTCGACCATATTTGTAGACGtgcctgcccctcctccttcagAGGGATGACGTCTTGCTGAGACGAATCCGACAGCAGAGGCTACACCTAAGTGTCGCCCCTAGGCATTGGCTGGCTTCCCGTCGCAAGTCGTAAACTTCCGGGGACCACTACGCAAGTCCCGCCTGCgggtgccgccgacgcagctGGAATGTTGGCAGGACCAATGGGTGGGTGCGGCGGCCTTCCAACCTTCTGAAGCCGGGAGCGGTGCCCGGCCAGTGACATCAACTCCGCCCTGGGCTGTCGTATCGAGAGGCGCCATAACGATAGGCCATCTACATCCGCCTCTATGGACTTGTATCGTGGTCAAGTTCCTGTCTAATCTACATAAATAGTAGAATATTCGTAGTACATCTATCTCCGTTCTTGTGCGGCTGGGCCGAAAGAAGTCGAGAGCAGATGCAACATTCATTCTCCGGTATTGATAGTGCGTAGACTCCGGCGCCTCTCAAACCAGACGCAGCTCAGTGATCTGGGCCGGGCAGTGGAGGCACGGGTTACAGCAGACTGGATGCCCGTTCCAGGGCGTTGCCAGCAGCGAGCCAGCGCGCAGGAGGTCTCCACTGGGCCTTGCAGTGGCATTGCGCGGGTACCCCAACCTTGTAGCTTGCACTAACGCAGCGACGGCCTCCATGTCGTCAGCTACAACTCATTGTTGACTGGCTGAACTTCACGGCGACTCACACTCCATGAACGGTCAACACACCCAACAACGAGCCTCGGCTTCATCGCGCCCTGCATGTCGGCCAGCAATGCCCCTCAGCCAGTGAAACTCTCGCTGCCCTTGGTAAGGCACCTCACTGTCGGCAGAGCTATTTACGCAgctgaccgaccgaccacGCACGCAACAGGAATATCAGCAGAACCTCTTCCAGGAGCTCCGTGCTGAAGATGAGCTGGTCGTCCTGGCCCGTGGGCTGGGCCTCATGCGCCTGGTGACAAACCTTCTTCACTCctacgacgccgccggcaacaACCTCATAGTGGTTGTGGGTGCCGATGAGCGTGAAAATGGCTGGATCGGCGAGGCTCTGGCGGAACACGCCGCCATCAGCGCGTCACCTCGTGCCCGGGGCTTGACCGTGGTCAACACCGATTTCCAGAGCGTCGGTGCGCGCGAGAAGATGTATTCCGGCGGAGGCATATTCAGCATCACCTCGCGCatactcgtcgtcgacctcctCACCGGTCTTCTTAATCCGGAAACCATCACCGGCCTTATTGTCCTCCACGCGGACCGCGTCATCGCAACATCTCTGGAAGCCTTCATTCTGCGTGTGTACCGGCAGAAGAACAAAGTCGGCTTCCTCAAGGCGTTTGCGGATAATCCGGACCCGTTTACGATTGGCTTCTCGCCGCTCACCACAATGATGAGGAACTTATTCTTGAAGAAGGCCTCGCTTTGGCCTCGGTTCCATGTTACCGTCGCGCAGTCTTTAGaaggcaagaagaaggcggagGTGATTGAACTGGAAGTCCCCATGACAGACTCCATGAAAGACATCCAAAACGCAATCATGGAATGTGTCGAGGTCAGCATTCACGAGCTGAAAAAGGGCAACAGCGGTTTGGAGATGGAAGACTGGAATTTGGATAGCGCTCTGCTCAAGAACTTTGACACCATGGTCCGTCGCCAGCTGGACCCTAATTGGCACCGGGTCAGCTGGAAGACACGCCAGATTGTCAATGATCTGACGGTCCTTCGTGGGCTTCTGAACAATATATTGACATACGACGCCGTGTCATTTCTTCAACATCTCGACACCATTCACGCTGCTCATTCTCCGCCACCGGGTTCCACGCGTCAAACCCAGTCGCCGTGGCTGTTTCTTGATGCGGCTCAGACTATATTTGATACAGCACGGAGGCGCGTGTATTCCGCGAATCCCAAGGCCGTATCGCAAGGCCAAAGCATCGACTCTCTTCGCCcggtcctcgaggagctgccaAAATGGGGTATGTTGGCCGAGGTTCTGGAAGAAATCGATCGGGATCTCTACTTCGAGCCTCCAGCCAAGGACGACTCGAACGGGACCATTTTAATCATGTGCTCCAACTTGGACACCTGCAGGCAGCTGCGCGACTACTTGCAGACAATGCACGTCAAACCCAAGGTAGAGAagccggaggaggacgatgtcgacggcgaagaagcccaCAAGGCCTCTGGAGCGTTTATGATGAGGAGACGGTTACGAAACTACTTGCTCTGGAAGAAGCAATTTGCTCAAGTCAGCGCAACTCTTTTCGCCGAGAACCAAAAGGCGCTCAACAGCGCGTCAGACTcgcggccagggcgtggCGGTATGCGCGGCGGTAAGCCTCCTTCCAACAAACGGCGGCGAGTGCGAGGTGGCGGTAACATGGGCATATCCGCTGGTCGAGCGGACAACGGCGTTATTGCTCAATATTTCGAAAAGCCCGGTGAAGTCGCGGACCTCATGGCCGAGGTCCAGATAACAGAGGAAGAGGCTCAACAAAAGGAGGATATTGTTGCAGATCCCCTCGAGGATATGGATGACTATTTTCAACTCTACGACATGCAAGACCTTGTGGTTGTGCACGCCTACGACGGCGACCAGGATGAGCACGTTCTCGAAGAGGTCAAACCGCGATATCTCGTCATGTACGAGCCAGACGCCTCGTTTATCCGCCGCGTGGAAGTCTACAGGTCGTCGCACAACGACCGAAACGTACGGGTGTACTTTATGTACTACGGTGGTTCGGTGGAGGAGCAACGATATCTGGCCTCGGTGCGGAGAGAGAAGGATGCCTTCACCAAGCTCATCAAAGAACGCGCCAGCATGTCACTGGTCATGACAGTAGACCCGCACGGCATCGAGGACCCCCAGGAAGCTTTCTTGCGCACCGTCAATACAAGGatcgcaggcggcggcaggctagccgcgacggcgcaaCCGCCACGTGTAGTGGTTGACGTGCGAGAGTTTCGGTCCTCACTGCCATCACTTCTGCATGGACggtccatcatcatcgtgcCATGCATGCTCACAGTCGGCGACTACATCCTATCACCACATATCTGCGTTGAACGCAAGTCAATCAGCGACCTGATATCGTCTTTCAAGGATGGCCGCCTGTATAACCAAGCCGAGACCATGTTCATGCACTACAGAAACCCAATGCTCCTGATTGAGTTCGACCAGAACAAGTCGTTCACGCTGGAGCCTTTCGCCGACCTCTCGGGCAGTCTCAGCAGCGTGGCGCCCTCCAACGTCTCGTCCGACCTCCAGTCCAAGCTGGTGCTGTTGACGCTGGCGTTTCCGAAGCTCCGCATCATCTGGTCCTCGTCCCCGTACCAGACGGCCGAGATTTTCGAGTCGCTCAAGGCGCAGGAAGAGGAGCCCGACCCCATCGCTGCGGTacaggccggcctcgacaaggatATGAAGGTGGAGGACCAGGCGTTCAACCAGGAGCCGCAGGAGATGCTCGCAGTCGTCCCCGGCGTGACTCCGCAGAACATCAAGAACATCGTGCTGGAGACGGAGAATATTCGGGAAGTGGCCAACATGACGCAAGGGGAGCTGGAGCCGCTGGTGGGCAAAGCTGCCGGCAGATCCATATACGGCTTCTTCAATCGCAATGTCATGGAAGAGGAAGAATAGCGCGGTACGTGGAGCGGTTGATGCCCACACTCAAAGAATCTACATCACGAGAACAAAAAGGGCCACGAGTAGGTAGCCTGGCCGTTTACAAAACCAACATTTGGGTATTAATGAACATTGTATCGTTCCAAAAGCGCAAGGGGTATTCTGCAGTAAGCACCTTGCCACTGTCCCTGTTTATCCAAAACTTTCATCTCTCATCGTATCCGACCcgcagcctgcctgcctgcctgcctacccATCCTTCTCCTTTCGTAGAGTAGGGGAGGGTTCTTCTTGACCAACACTACACATGACTCCTCCTAGTtcttctgccgccgccgccatgtctcCGGCCGCCGCAGTAGCCGCACGTCAGGAACGAAACGATGATGCCGCAGAACGTGACAATGccgctgatgatggcctggaggatgccgccgatgccgctgatgacggccatgatgcagcTGCCAATCGTCTGCAGGGCAGATCGGATCTGTTTGTCCCAAGTTTTCCTGTCAGCAATGAttcggggagggggggaaatCGGGCGGtgagcgcccgcccgccggcagtGGGATCATTTGTTCTACATACGCAGGAGAGAACGCCACCCATGTTGGCGATGTGGATGTGGACTGGGTGCGTGTGAAGTTGATGCAACGTAGTGCGTGCGAAAGCGCCTTGTCGTTTCTGTAGATTTTTGGATGGGCTTTGGTGTATGAAGTGGTGGAAGGAAACCGTAGTGTGGTATGTGGATGTTGAGGCGAGGTTGTATGTGTATGTAAGTCCGAGAGACtagaagcagcagcagcccttGGGATTCATATACGATAGCCGAgcacgccctggccgggaCGTGTGAACcacaacatcatcatcgtcgtcaccggctCGTGCATGCGCAGGCGCCAGGGTCTCACCCACGTaccacacacacagacacaaGGCCCCTGTGACGTCAACATCCTTTCGGTTGGGTGTCAGTGCCGAGCACGTTCCCGCCCCCATGCCCCTCGTAGGACCAGGACCAGGACCAAACAATGGGCAAAACAGTTTTCCTCGATCCCCGATCTCCCGTAATTTTTTCTCTCCTCTCGCCCCACGCTTTGACGTGTGATAtcggccccctccccccggtGCATCTGCTCCGGCGACGCCCTGtcacctgccctgcccactGTTCCTGCCACTGCGAGACACCCAGTCGGGCGGGCCTGCCAGTGGCTGGGCCGGGGGCCACCACCCAAACAAACCCAGACCCAGAAGACCCAGACCCAGACGGGGGGTTATTGTGGCGTCACCATGCCGGGCCATTGACGTGTGCGGCTCTCATGCCTTGATTTTGGGGACCGGCGATCACGTCGAATCGGGCAAAATCTCAGACAATTCACGGAGCACAGCACGGCCATGCCCCCAACGGCTCGCCGTCATgccgcatgccgccgcctcaacgGCTGAGatgctacttcgtacgcgGGCCCCGGGAAGGATTGTCAagtcgggcggcaggcggctaGA contains the following coding sequences:
- the rad16 gene encoding DNA repair protein RAD16 (BUSCO:EOG09260AZK~EggNog:ENOG503NWVW~COG:L) gives rise to the protein MSASNAPQPVKLSLPLEYQQNLFQELRAEDELVVLARGLGLMRLVTNLLHSYDAAGNNLIVVVGADERENGWIGEALAEHAAISASPRARGLTVVNTDFQSVGAREKMYSGGGIFSITSRILVVDLLTGLLNPETITGLIVLHADRVIATSLEAFILRVYRQKNKVGFLKAFADNPDPFTIGFSPLTTMMRNLFLKKASLWPRFHVTVAQSLEGKKKAEVIELEVPMTDSMKDIQNAIMECVEVSIHELKKGNSGLEMEDWNLDSALLKNFDTMVRRQLDPNWHRVSWKTRQIVNDLTVLRGLLNNILTYDAVSFLQHLDTIHAAHSPPPGSTRQTQSPWLFLDAAQTIFDTARRRVYSANPKAVSQGQSIDSLRPVLEELPKWGMLAEVLEEIDRDLYFEPPAKDDSNGTILIMCSNLDTCRQLRDYLQTMHVKPKVEKPEEDDVDGEEAHKASGAFMMRRRLRNYLLWKKQFAQVSATLFAENQKALNSASDSRPGRGGMRGGKPPSNKRRRVRGGGNMGISAGRADNGVIAQYFEKPGEVADLMAEVQITEEEAQQKEDIVADPLEDMDDYFQLYDMQDLVVVHAYDGDQDEHVLEEVKPRYLVMYEPDASFIRRVEVYRSSHNDRNVRVYFMYYGGSVEEQRYLASVRREKDAFTKLIKERASMSLVMTVDPHGIEDPQEAFLRTVNTRIAGGGRLAATAQPPRVVVDVREFRSSLPSLLHGRSIIIVPCMLTVGDYILSPHICVERKSISDLISSFKDGRLYNQAETMFMHYRNPMLLIEFDQNKSFTLEPFADLSGSLSSVAPSNVSSDLQSKLVLLTLAFPKLRIIWSSSPYQTAEIFESLKAQEEEPDPIAAVQAGLDKDMKVEDQAFNQEPQEMLAVVPGVTPQNIKNIVLETENIREVANMTQGELEPLVGKAAGRSIYGFFNRNVMEEEE
- a CDS encoding uncharacterized protein (EggNog:ENOG503P88E), encoding MTPPSSSAAAAMSPAAAVAARQERNDDAAERDNAADDGLEDAADAADDGHDAAANRLQGRSDLFVPSFPVSNDSGRGGNRAVSARPPAVGSFVLHTQERTPPMLAMWMWTGCV